Proteins co-encoded in one Amaranthus tricolor cultivar Red isolate AtriRed21 chromosome 7, ASM2621246v1, whole genome shotgun sequence genomic window:
- the LOC130817940 gene encoding stomatal closure-related actin-binding protein 1-like isoform X2, with protein MPKCGPIYAIGIQDKLKEAASLEKHVLLRKLRDALESLRGRVTGKNKGDVEEAISMVEALAVQLAKREGELLHKKEEVKRLAHFLKQASEEAKRLVEEERSIARAEIENARAAVQRVEEAIQEHEQMSRASGKQEYEELMNEVQEARRIKMLHQPSKVMDMEYELRALRAQLVEKSKHSIQLQKELIMKKKIEEEMSKLYELDGQERLGSFLRIQKRSDEAAELSECLIQWYRISSDSDKKEPISGANKQVYAPEPFDVGRTLQAKITLDDGKVFVSTTGPIDPAPGLGSYVEALVRRHDTEFNVVITQMNGVDQPSQSIHALHVGKMRIKLCKGKTMIAKEYYSSAMQLCGVRGGGNAAAQAVFWQVKPGLSFIIAFESERDRNAAIMLARRFAFDTNIILAGPGDRAPQGS; from the exons ATGCCTAAATGTGGACCTATATATGCTATTGGAATACAGGACAAGCTTAAGGAAGCTGCTTCTTTGGAGAAACATGTTCTTTTAAGGAAGCTTAGAGATGCCTTGGAATCCCTAAGAGGTCGTGTGACTGGTAAAAACAAGGGTGATGTAGAGGAAGCCATTTCCATG GTTGAGGCTTTGGCTGTTCAGTTAGCCAAAAGAGAAGGAGAATTGCTTCATAAAAAGGAAGAAGTTAAAAGGCTAGCTCACTTTCTTAAGCAG gCTTCTGAAGAAGCAAAAAGGCTTGTTGAGGAGGAAAGGTCTATTGCTCGTGCTGAAATTGAAAATGCCAGAGCAGCTGTTCAGCGTGTTGAAGAAGCCATTCAGGAGCATGAGCAAATGTCGCGCGCTTCAGGAAAACAG GAATATGAAGAGTTAATGAATGAAGTTCAAGAGGCTAGACGCATCAAAATGCTTCACCAGCCTAGTAAG GTAATGGACATGGAATACGAACTTAGAGCTTTAAGGGCCCAACTTGTGGAGAAGTCTAAGCATTCTATTCAGCTTCAGAAGGAG cttataatgaagaaaaaaattgaGGAGGAAATGTCTAAACTATATGAATTGGATGGGCAAGAGCGATTGGGTTCGTTTTTGCGGATCCAGAAACGGTCTGATGAGGCTGCAGAGCTCTCTGAGTGCTTGATCCAGTGGTATCGAATATCATCCGACAGTGACAAAAAGGAGCCTATTTCAG GGGCAAATAAACAAGTTTACGCTCCCGAGCCATTTGATGTTGGACGAACCTTGCAGGCGAAAATCACTCTAGATGATGGGAAAGTCTTTGTATCCACCACCGGTCCTATTGATCCTG CACCAGGTTTGGGAAGCTATGTTGAGGCTCTTGTGCGAAGACATGATACTGAATTCAAT GTAGTTATCACGCAGATGAATGGCGTGGATCAACCGTCACAATCTATCCATGctcttcatgttggaaagatgaGGATCAAGCTTTGTAAGGGAAAAACAATGATTGCCAAAGAGTACTATTCCTCTGCCATGCAG CTATGTGGGGTTAGAGGTGGCGGAAACGCTGCAGCACAAGCAGTATTCTGGCAAGTAAAGCCAGGCTTGAGCTTCATCATAGCATTCGAATCAGAAAGGGATAGAAACGCAGCCATTATGCTGGCCAGGAGGTTTGCTTTCGACACTAAT ATTATACTCGCTGGTCCTGGCGATAGAGCACCCCAAGGGTCATGA
- the LOC130817940 gene encoding stomatal closure-related actin-binding protein 1-like isoform X1, with amino-acid sequence MTRLTREFATMQKENIPAVSADVQFLSSRFPNYKIGADYKVLENKDEPKMLSMKEIVARETAMLLEQQKRLSVRDLAHKFEKGLAAAAKLSEEDKLKEAASLEKHVLLRKLRDALESLRGRVTGKNKGDVEEAISMVEALAVQLAKREGELLHKKEEVKRLAHFLKQASEEAKRLVEEERSIARAEIENARAAVQRVEEAIQEHEQMSRASGKQEYEELMNEVQEARRIKMLHQPSKVMDMEYELRALRAQLVEKSKHSIQLQKELIMKKKIEEEMSKLYELDGQERLGSFLRIQKRSDEAAELSECLIQWYRISSDSDKKEPISGANKQVYAPEPFDVGRTLQAKITLDDGKVFVSTTGPIDPAPGLGSYVEALVRRHDTEFNVVITQMNGVDQPSQSIHALHVGKMRIKLCKGKTMIAKEYYSSAMQLCGVRGGGNAAAQAVFWQVKPGLSFIIAFESERDRNAAIMLARRFAFDTNIILAGPGDRAPQGS; translated from the exons ATGACGAGATTGACTCGTGAATTTGCTACAATGCAAAAGGAAAACATCCCAGCTGTTTCAGCTGATGTGCAGTTTTTATCGAGTCGATTTCCTAATTACAAGATAGGTGCTGATTATAAGGTTTTAGAGAATAAAGACGAGCCAAAGATGTTGTCAATGAAAGAGATTGTTGCTCGCGAGACTGCAATGTTGTTGGAACAGCAGAAACGTCTGTCAGTTCGTGATCTTGCTCACAAATTTGAGAAGGGACTGGCAGCTGCTGCCAAGTTATCTGAAGAG GACAAGCTTAAGGAAGCTGCTTCTTTGGAGAAACATGTTCTTTTAAGGAAGCTTAGAGATGCCTTGGAATCCCTAAGAGGTCGTGTGACTGGTAAAAACAAGGGTGATGTAGAGGAAGCCATTTCCATG GTTGAGGCTTTGGCTGTTCAGTTAGCCAAAAGAGAAGGAGAATTGCTTCATAAAAAGGAAGAAGTTAAAAGGCTAGCTCACTTTCTTAAGCAG gCTTCTGAAGAAGCAAAAAGGCTTGTTGAGGAGGAAAGGTCTATTGCTCGTGCTGAAATTGAAAATGCCAGAGCAGCTGTTCAGCGTGTTGAAGAAGCCATTCAGGAGCATGAGCAAATGTCGCGCGCTTCAGGAAAACAG GAATATGAAGAGTTAATGAATGAAGTTCAAGAGGCTAGACGCATCAAAATGCTTCACCAGCCTAGTAAG GTAATGGACATGGAATACGAACTTAGAGCTTTAAGGGCCCAACTTGTGGAGAAGTCTAAGCATTCTATTCAGCTTCAGAAGGAG cttataatgaagaaaaaaattgaGGAGGAAATGTCTAAACTATATGAATTGGATGGGCAAGAGCGATTGGGTTCGTTTTTGCGGATCCAGAAACGGTCTGATGAGGCTGCAGAGCTCTCTGAGTGCTTGATCCAGTGGTATCGAATATCATCCGACAGTGACAAAAAGGAGCCTATTTCAG GGGCAAATAAACAAGTTTACGCTCCCGAGCCATTTGATGTTGGACGAACCTTGCAGGCGAAAATCACTCTAGATGATGGGAAAGTCTTTGTATCCACCACCGGTCCTATTGATCCTG CACCAGGTTTGGGAAGCTATGTTGAGGCTCTTGTGCGAAGACATGATACTGAATTCAAT GTAGTTATCACGCAGATGAATGGCGTGGATCAACCGTCACAATCTATCCATGctcttcatgttggaaagatgaGGATCAAGCTTTGTAAGGGAAAAACAATGATTGCCAAAGAGTACTATTCCTCTGCCATGCAG CTATGTGGGGTTAGAGGTGGCGGAAACGCTGCAGCACAAGCAGTATTCTGGCAAGTAAAGCCAGGCTTGAGCTTCATCATAGCATTCGAATCAGAAAGGGATAGAAACGCAGCCATTATGCTGGCCAGGAGGTTTGCTTTCGACACTAAT ATTATACTCGCTGGTCCTGGCGATAGAGCACCCCAAGGGTCATGA
- the LOC130817941 gene encoding tubulin beta-5 chain-like: MREILHIQGGQCGNQIGSKFWEVVCAEHGIDPTGKYSGTSDLQLERVNVYYNEASCGRFVPRAVLMDLEPGTMDSVRTGPYGQIFRPDNFVFGQSGAGNNWAKGHYTEGAELIDSVLDVVRKEAENCDCLQGFQVCHSLGGGTGSGMGTLLISKIREEYPDRMMLTFSVFPSPKVSDTVVEPYNATLSVHQLVENADECMVLDNEALYDICFRTLKLTTPSFGDLNHLISATMSGVTCCLRFPGQLNSDLRKLAVNLIPFPRLHFFMVGFAPLTSRGSQQYRALTVPELTQQMWDAKNMMCAADPRHGRYLTASAMFRGKMSTKEVDEQMINVQNKNSSYFVEWIPNNVKSSVCDIPPIGLSMASTFIGNSTSIQEMFRRVSEQFTAMFRRKAFLHWYTGEGMDEMEFTEAESNMNDLVSEYQQYQDATADEDLEYDDEEVDEDDYER; the protein is encoded by the exons ATGAGAGAAATCCTTCACATTCAGGGTGGACAATGTGGAAACCAAATCGGATCCAAGTTCTGGGAGGTTGTATGTGCTGAACATGGCATTGACCCAACTGGAAAATACAGTGGAACTTCTGATCTTCAGCTTGAAAGAGTCAATGTTTACTACAATGAAGCCTCTTGTGGGCGATTTGTCCCTCGTGCTGTTCTCATGGATCTAGAGCCTGGTACCATGGATAGTGTGAGGACTGGGCCATACGGGCAGATTTTCCGCCCTGATAACTTTGTGTTTGGACAATCAGGTGCTGGAAACAACTGGGCAAAGGGCCACTACACCGAGGGGGCTGAGCTTATTGATTCAGTTCTTGATGTCGTGAGAAAAGAGGCTGAGAACTGTGACTGCCTTCAAG GTTTCCAGGTTTGCCACTCGCTTGGAGGAGGAACTGGTTCCGGTATGGGTACATTGCTTATTTCAAAGATCAGGGAGGAGTACCCTGACCGAATGATGCTTACTTTCTCGGTGTTCCCATCACCAAAGGTATCTGACACAGTGGTTGAGCCTTACAATGCCACCCTCTCTGTGCATCAGCTTGTTGAGAATGCTGATGAGTGTATGGTACTTGACAATGAAGCTTTGTATGATATTTGCTTTAGGACTCTCAAGCTAACTACTCCTAGCT TTGGTGATCTGAACCATTTGATCTCTGCTACCATGAGTGGCGTGACATGCTGCCTGAGGTTCCCTGGTCAGCTGAACTCTGACCTCCGGAAACTTGCTGTGAACCTCATTCCCTTCCCTCGTCTTCACTTCTTCATGGTTGGGTTTGCTCCACTCACATCTCGTGGGTCCCAACAGTACCGTGCTCTCACTGTCCCTGAACTCACCCAGCAGATGTGGGATGCTAAGAACATGATGTGTGCTGCAGACCCTCGTCATGGCCGTTACCTCACTGCTTCTGCTATGTTCCGAGGCAAGATGAGCACCAAAGAAGTCGATGAGCAGATGATCAATGTCCAAAATAAGAATTCTTCATACTTTGTTGAATGGATCCCCAACAATGTGAAGTCTAGTGTTTGTGACATCCCCCCTATTGGCCTCTCAATGGCTTCCACTTTCATTGGTAACTCTACTTcaattcaagagatgttcaggCGTGTGAGCGAGCAGTTCACTGCTATGTTCAGGAGAAAGGCTTTCTTGCATTGGTACACTGGGGAAGGTATGGATGAGATGGAATTCACCGAGGCTGAGAGCAACATGAATGACCTTGTGTCAGAGTATCAGCAGTACCAGGATGCCACTGCTGATGAGGATCTTGAGTACGATGATGAGGAGGTTGATGAGGATGATTATGAACGTTAg
- the LOC130818595 gene encoding uncharacterized protein LOC130818595, protein MVYLPSRRKYTQLCLTGREVPRPLCSFQKAGEIKFSSTQHHAIGRGVHIILSKKAHDPKRRRSDKKDPITNHPSRNREEQPSRRERNYMPRRQEPPSDMGPPRPRHVYVTEGEPRTRNLLDGGNDPLFNRNRKDIFFAIRDQLPTPPPTATPSGRRNYNLWCDYHKEHGHTLAQCRELNRILHQLADEGKLSRFINRKDYDTRKEVERRPWNPRSRSPKRDEARRESSNTQGTINMIFGGYTEEYPTIHAARDSVHTLLKGPPKASTSGPIMNQKGTHGHREHGRSHNNGVLKKDKFEEKHLQPLDKPLIGFGGSQVIPLGTIILPVRVGERNESRTMPIRFTVVDLTFPYNAIMGLPLINKIKAAIFPHQLLLQFERDDGQVGILKGDQVTARQCLINTLKRGTSSTPSKREREEQSPSVMSVYLESSNTQERPRPVERYEEVDIFGGKCIKIGKDLPAPIRQDIVATLTEFRDVFAFSTEEMPGIPTSVMCHKLDIKPGYKPVKQKLRHQGKERIEAAREEVEKFLRAGFIKECKYSDWLSNVVLVKKANGKWRMCVDFTDLNKACPKDDYPLPMIDRLVDSTAGHALLSFMDVNAGYHQIPLAIEDQPHTAFITNVGVYCYKVMPFGLKNAGATYQRMVNKVFQSQIGRNLEVYVDDMITKSKQASQHAADLRETFNTLRKHQMRLNPEKCVFGVTGGKCLGFLVDERGIEANPDKIKAIRDMKSPRSVKEVQKLTGCIAALGRFLSKSADRCSPFFKTLKQSKVEWTKEAEESFQQLKEHLSSLPKLVSPIKGEKLVLYVSISEYSLSGVLVAEREKKQLPIYYVSHAFRGSEGNYCEVEKILEGKNKSSRVTDWANQLADFGIEYEPRTAVKAQALADFIAESTLPHHPEPNQEWKLYVDGSSTQLASGAGLLIESSAGVRMERAVRFEFAASNNEAEYEALLMGLKICYEAGGKILSAFSDSQLIVGQVNGEFEAKDESMKMYLQQVKEFVQKFDKFTLVHIPRSQNAQADSLAKLASSAETSAARDIIWEVLPNPSINLMVNTIDRSEMWMDPYIKFLQDQTLPQDENQARMVQKKARCLIVEVRFDALSKGLDDP, encoded by the exons ATGGTATACCTCCCTTCCAGGAGGAAGTATACACAACTTTGCCTAACTGGAAGAGAAGTTCCTAGGCCACTTTGTAGCTtccagaaggcaggagaaatcaaattttcatctACTCAGCATCACGCAATTGGAAGGGGAGTCCATATCATCCTATCTAAAAAA GCCCATGATCCTAAAAGACGGAGGTCTGATAAAAAGGACCCCATTACCAATCACCCCTCAAGGAACAGAGAAGAACAGCCATCAAGGAGGGAAAGAAACTACATGCCGCGTCGTCAGGAACCCCCGTCAGATATGGGACCCCCACGACCCCGTCACGTATATGTCACTGAAGGGGAGCCCAGGACGAGGAATCTGTTAGATGGAGGCAATGATCCGCTGTTCAACCGGAATAGGAAGGACATATTCTTCGCCATCAGAGATCaattgccaactccacctcctacGGCTACCCCCTCTGGTAGGCGCAActacaatctgtggtgtgattaccacaaagagcatGGCCACACTTTGGCCCAATGCCGCGAACTCAACCGTATCCTCCACCAATTGGCGGACGAAGGAAAGTTGTCCAGGTTCATCAACCGAAAGGACTACGACACTAGAAAGGAAGTAGAAAGAAGGCCATGGAATCCAAGAAGCAGATCCCCCAAGAGGGATGAGGccaggcgcgaaagttccaacactcAAGGAACTATTAACATGATTTTCGGAGGATATACGGAAGAATATCCTACCATCCACGCAGCGAGAGATAGCGTCCACACTCTACTAAAAGGGCCCCCGAAGGCCTCAACAAGTGGGCCGATCATGAA tcaaaagggtACTCATGGACACCGGGAGCACGGCCGATCTCATAACAATGGAGTGCTTAAGAAAGATAAGTTCGAAGAAAAGCACTTGCAACCCCTAGACAAGCCGCTGATTGGGTTTGGGGGAAGTCAAGTTATTCCACTGGGCACGATCATCCTCCCCGTGCGGGTGGgagaaagaaatgaaagcagaaccatgcccatacgattcacggtgGTGGATCTCACCTTTCCCTACAACGCTATCATGGGGCTCCCGCtgatcaacaaaatcaaagccgCGATTTTTCCCCATCAACTCTTGCTACAATTCGAGCGGGATGATGGACAGGTAGGAATCCTCAAAGGGGATCAGGTGACGGCacgccaatgcctcatcaacaccttAAAGCGAGGAACTTCCTCCACCCCCTCtaaaagggaaagggaagagCAGTCACCTAGCGTCATGAGCGTGTACCTAGAGAGCTCCAACACGCAAGAAAGGCCTCGCCCCGTAGAACGATACGAAGAGGTGGACATATTCGGAGGAAAATGCATCAAAATAGGCAAGGATCTCCCTGCCCCTATTAGGCAAGATATCGTTGCCACCCTCACcgagttccgcgacgtcttcGCTTTTTCCACGGAAGAGATGCCTGGTATCCCTACAAGCGTCATGTGCCATAAACTTGACATAAAACCAGGCTACAAACCCGTGAAGCAAAAGCTGCGACATCAAGGAAAAGAGCGGATAGAGGCCGCCCGAGAGGAAGTGGAGAAATTTCTGAGAGCGGGATTCATCAAAGAATGCAAGTACTCCGACTGGCTCTCAAACGTCGTCCTCGTGAAAAAAGCAAACggcaagtggaggatgtgcgtcgACTTCACGGACCTGAATAAAGCCTGCCCCAAGGACGATTATCCTCTTCCTATGATTGATCGTCTGGTTGATTCCACGGCAGGCCACGCTCTACTGAGTTTCATGGATGTAAACGCCGGCTACCATCAGATCCCTTTGGCCATAGAGGACCAGCCACATACGGCCTTCATCACAAATGTCGGAGTATACTGTTACAAGGTTATGCCCTTCGGGCTAAAGAATGCTGGAGCTACCTACCAGAGAATGGTCAataaggtcttccaatctcaaATAGGCCGAAATTTGGAAGTATACGTGGATGATATGATCACTAAAAGCAAACAAGCGTCACAACATGCCGCGGACTTACGCGAAACATTCAACACCCTCCGGAAACATCAAATGAGACTCAACCCTGAAAAGTGCGTGTTTGGGGTCACCGGTGGGAAATGCCTTGGTTTCCTCGTTGACGAAAGAGGAATAGAAGCTAACCCTGATAAGATAAAGGCAATCCGGGACATGAAGTCCCCAAGATCTGTAAAAGAAGTTCAAAAGCTAACAGGATGTATAGCTGCCTTGGGGAGGTTTTTGTCCAAATCCGCGGATAGATGTTCgcccttcttcaaaacccttaagcAGAGCAAGGTCGAATGGACAAAAGAAGCCGAGGAATCCTTCCAGCAGTTGAAAGAGCATTTGTCTTCTTTGCCGAAATTAGTATCGCCCATCAAAGGGGAGAAGCTAGTCCTATATGTCTCTATCTCCGAATACTCGTTATCCGGAGTACTAGTAgcggaaagagaaaagaaacagCTTCCAATATACTATGTGAGTCATGCATTCCGGGGCTCAGAGGGGAACTACTGCGAAGTGGAAAAG attctggaagggaaaaaTAAGTCAAGCCGCGTtacagattgggcaaaccagctagcAGATTTCGGAATCGAGTATGAGCCTCGTACAGCAGTCAAAGCCCAGGCTCTGGCCGACTTCATTGCCGAAAGTACTCTTCCCCATCATCCTGAACCCAATCAagaatggaagttgtatgtagatgggtcctcGACACAATTAGCAAGTGGGGCTGGACTCCTCATTGAATCGTCCGCCGGGGTTCgtatggaaagggcggtaagattCGAGTTCGCGGCGTCCAACAATGAGGCTGAATATGAAGCATTATTGATGGGGCTGAAAATCTGCTACGAGGCAGGGGGTAAAATATTGTCCGCATTTTCTGACTCCCAACTAATAGTTGGACAAGTAAATGGAGAATTCGAGGCGAAAGATGAAAGCATGAAAATGTACTTACAGCAAGTAAAGGAATTTGTTCAgaaattcgacaaattcacTTTGGTCCATATTCCAAGATCCCAAAATGCACAAGCCGATTCTTTGGCAAAGCTAGCTAGCTCAGCtgaaacatccgcggctcgcGACATCATCTGGGAAGTACTTCCAAACCCCAGTATCAATCTCATGGTCAACACCATTGATAGATCAGAGATGTGGATGGATCCCTACATCAAGTTCTTGCAGGATCAGACGCTTCCCCAAGATGAAAATCAGGCAAGAATGGTCCAGAAAAAGgccagatg TCTCAttgttgaagttcggtttgatgcactatctaaaggattagatgacccGTAG